A part of Mycolicibacterium sp. TUM20985 genomic DNA contains:
- a CDS encoding LGFP repeat-containing protein: MRTIAYRHTAVVGLAVVALITVGCSNGGNVDASAPPQVELIVTSETQAPPTEVKLTGERDVEVTLTGPIAAKYASATENQRQALGKPLTGDRNAGARESGVVFQQFQGGVITAKNDEAGTPGYITWGRIREAWNVQRDPEGLPAVTGENGSVGPLGAPTSDENTVGDLLVTTFEHGKIEYDAKTDQVEVTVNGKVVPSGL; encoded by the coding sequence ATGAGGACGATCGCATACCGCCACACGGCAGTCGTCGGCCTGGCCGTCGTCGCATTGATCACCGTCGGCTGCAGCAATGGCGGAAATGTCGACGCGTCGGCGCCGCCGCAGGTCGAGCTGATCGTCACCTCCGAGACTCAAGCCCCGCCCACCGAAGTGAAGCTCACCGGGGAGAGAGACGTCGAGGTGACGCTGACCGGTCCGATTGCGGCCAAGTACGCGTCGGCAACCGAGAATCAGCGGCAGGCCCTCGGCAAGCCACTGACGGGTGACCGCAATGCGGGCGCACGGGAGAGTGGTGTGGTGTTCCAGCAGTTCCAGGGCGGCGTGATTACTGCCAAGAACGACGAAGCGGGTACGCCTGGATACATCACCTGGGGCAGGATCCGCGAGGCCTGGAATGTCCAGCGCGACCCTGAGGGCTTGCCTGCGGTCACCGGCGAAAACGGCTCAGTGGGCCCGCTGGGCGCGCCCACCAGCGACGAGAACACCGTCGGCGATCTCCTCGTGACGACCTTCGAACACGGCAAGATCGAGTACGACGCGAAGACGGATCAGGTCGAGGTGACGGTCAACGGCAAGGTCGTACCTTCCGGGCTCTGA